One stretch of Arachis hypogaea cultivar Tifrunner chromosome 20, arahy.Tifrunner.gnm2.J5K5, whole genome shotgun sequence DNA includes these proteins:
- the LOC140183257 gene encoding uncharacterized protein, with the protein MLAINEALRAENQRMAEFLRQMEHDCTKGEHKSAEQKEDNDEHTSETKQTIPKTTKTIVKRTNPFTKQVMNFKMPENLTLPSTLKPYQGIGDPNVHVTKFYTMMFMNKESDPILCRTFPTFLDGAALIWFSNLPEGSISNFDELADQFVNHFVGSKIYVHNLDYLSTIKQGPNESLKDYMTRFAEATNEIPNLNPEVHLHALKSGLRPEKFQESIVIAKPKILAKFREKATTQIEVEEFRALRRAEKSTPNKEEDRRSRHPTSKADQRPFRLTLKLDTYTPFNTKREDIVKDILHSKLIKPPNRAGTYQDQRHVGRSKYCAFHQKYGHTTDDCVIAKDVLEKLARQGLLDKYIDTRGRRKNVEDLGHQQKTIDNSRDKGRKVDNDNNPPRRIIKCISGGFTGGGCTNSARKRTYRAMMTMTESNTTPQANKDKPGISFSPEDYKATDRNLDDPVVITAQVGEPLIKKILMDPGSSANVLFYSTFQKMNLSDKVLQLSPGELDNKVVTIHGDQKEARQCYNASLKSEQPKHHDQQYVQTMYNSEQLPPLADLDPRTNHKERPMPIDNLTKVHLTNNEDKYTYLGNALKDAEREIIVELLRQNVDLFAWTPAYISGIDPNIICHKLAINPSIRPITQKKRHLGTEKRLASLEETQKLLTAGFIKELRYTTWLANVVMVKKNNGKWRMCVDYTDLNNACLKDTYPLPCIDKLVDNSSGFQCLSFMDAYFGYNQILMNEADQDKTAFITDNGATYQLLMDKIFSKQIGRNIEVYVDDMVAKSTQTANHAEDLTEIFHRSSQSWNYIRVFNQI; encoded by the exons ATGTTAGCAATCAATGAGGCCCTCAGAGCCGAGAACCAAAGGATGGCCGAGTTCCTGCGACAGATGGAGCACGATTGCACAAAGGGGGAACACAAAAGCGCCGAACAAAAAGAGGACAATGATGAGCATACTTCAGAAACCAAGCAAACCATCCCCAAAACAACAAAGACAATCGTCAAAAGAACCAACCCCTTCACAAAACAAGTTATGAACTTCAAAATGCCCGAAAACCTCACCCTACCTTCAACTTTAAAGCCCTACCAAGGAATAGGAGACCCGAATGTCCATGTCACTAAATTCTACACCATGATGTTCATGAATAAAGAGTCCGACCCCATCTTATGCCGAACCTTTCCAACTTTCTTGGACGGAGCCGCACTCATCTGGTTCTCTAACTTACCCGAAGGTTCTATCTCAAATTTTGACGAGTTAGCCGACCAGTTCGTCAACCACTTCGTCGGCTCAAAAATCTATGTCCACAACTTAGATTATCTGAGTACCATTAAACAAGGACCAAATGAAAGCCTAAAGGACTACATGACCAGGTTTGCAGAAGCAACCAATGAGATACCTAACCTGAATCCTGAAGTTCATCTCCACGCCCTGAAAAGTGGCCTCCGACCAGAAAAATTCCAAGAATCCATTGTGATAGCAAAGCCCAAGATCCTGGCCAAATTCCGAGAAAAAGCAACAACTCAAATCGAAGTGGAGGAGTTCCGAGCACTGCGGAGAGCAGAAAAGTCCACCCCGAACAAGGAAGAGGACAGACGAAGCAGACACCCGACCAGTAAGGCAGACCAGAGACCGTTCAGACTAACCCTTAAGTTAGACACGTACACTCCCTTTAACACAAAAAGGGAGGACATCGTGAAAGATATACTGCATTCCAAGCTCATCAAACCACCGAACAGAGCCGGTACTTACCAAGACCAGAGGCACGTGGGCAGATCCAAATATTGCGCTTTCCACCAAAAGTACGGCCATACCACGGACGACTGTGTAATAGCAAAGGACGTCCTCGAAAAACTGGCGCGCCAGGGACTGCTAGACAAATATATAGACACCCGCGGACGAAGAAAAAACGTCGAAGACCTCGGCCACCAACAAAAAACAATTGACAACTCCCGAGACAAGGGAAGAAAGGTAGACAATGATAACAATCCACCCCGCAGAATAATAAAGTGCATTTCTGGTGGTTTTACAGGTGGAGGGTGCACAAACTCGGCCAGAAAAAGGACATACCGAGCTATGATGACTATGACGGAATCAAATACAACTCCGCAAGCCAACAAGGACAAACCAGGAATATCGTTTAGTCCCGAGGACTATAAGGCCACTGATCGAAACCTAGACGACCCCGTGGTCATCACGGCACAAGTCGGAGAACCTCTGATAAAAAAGATCCTTATGGACCCAGGGAGCAGCGCCAACGTATTGTTCTACTCAACGTTCCAAAAGATGAACCTGAGCGACAAAGTCCTACAACTATCACCCGGAGAATTG GATAACAAAGTGGTGACAATCCACGGAGACCAAAAAGAAGCCAGGCAGTGCTATAACGCCAGCCTAAAGAGCGAACAACCAAAGCATCATGACCAACAGTATGTCCAGACAATGTATAACTCGGAACAACTACCTCCTCTAGCAGACCTAGATCCGAGGACAAACCACAAGGAACGACCAATGCCAATCGATAACCTCACTAAGGTGCATTTGACGAACAATGAAGACAAATACACATACCTCGGAAACGCCCTAAAAGATGCAGAACGAGAGATAATAGTGGAACTCTTAAGGCAAAACGTCGATCTATTCGCCTGGACACCCGCATATATATCAGGAATAGACCCAAACATCATCTGCCACAAATTGGCAATCAACCCGTCAATCCGCCCTATAACTCAAAAGAAAAGACACCTCGGCACCGAAAAAAGGCTAGCCTCTTTGGAAGAAACCCAGAAATTGCTAACAGCTGGATTCATCAAGGAACTCCGATACACCACATGGTTGGCCAACGTGGTGATGGTAAAGAAGAACAACGgcaaatggaggatgtgtgtaGACTATACAGACCTTAACAATGCTTGCCTAAAGGACACGTATCCCCTCCCGTGCATCGACAAACTCGTTGATAACTCCTCTGGTTTCCAATGCCTaagcttcatggacgcctactttGGTTACAATCAAATCCTAATGAATGAGGCTGATCAAGACAAGACGGCCTTTATCACTGATAATG GTGCCACCTACCAACTCCTCATGGACAAAATCTTCTCAAAACAAATCGGACGAAACATAGAAGTCTATGTTGACGATATGGTAGCAAAATCAACGCAAACAGCAAACCATGCCGAGGACCTAACAGAGATATTCCACCGAAGTTCACAAAGTTGGAATTATATTcgagtttttaaccaaatttaa
- the LOC112784583 gene encoding UDP-glycosyltransferase 83A1 translates to MNTPTVLAIPYPAQGHVNPLMIFSQKLAEYGCNIIFVNTEFIHEKVVSSINNNNNNNNNNNNGSSSIKLVAIPDGLEPEDDRSDLGELCMSMLRTMPSMLERLIEDVRLNDGVTINCIVYDGIMGWASEVAKKMGINGALFWPASAALFALQYNIPKLIHDGIIDSQGFPTAKRSFQISPSIREMDTGLIWWTNFPDLETQRKTFQYLLSITKTQYSTDWCFCNTTNELEHAALSCFPKLLPIGPLLKSNNNEDSTTSFLEEDLSCMSWLDKHSTASVVYVAFGSTTRFNEKQFVELALGLDLTNKPFLLVMRQDFKYEFKAGSRGKMVRWVPQQKVLSHPAIACFVSHCGWNSTIEALSNGVPFLCWPYFLDQFHNKLYICDDLKVGLGFEGDENGLISHGEIKLKVEQLLGDENIKSRSLELKEKLKSNNEEGGASRENLRKFVTCLKKLHTI, encoded by the exons ATGAACACTCCAACTGTTCTGGCTATACCATATCCAGCTCAAGGACATGTTAATCCCTTGATgatattttcacaaaaattaGCTGAGTATGGGTGCAACATCATCTTTGTTAACACTGAATTCATACATGAGAAAGTGGTGAGTtccatcaataataataataataataataataataataataatggatcaTCATCAATAAAATTGGTGGCAATCCCTGATGGCTTGGAACCTGAGGATGATAGAAGCGATTTAGGAGAGTTATGTATGTCTATGTTAAGGACCATGCCCTCTATGTTAGAGAGGCTAATAGAAGATGTTAGGTTGAATGATGGAGTTACAATAAATTGTATTGTTTATGATGGGATTATGGGGTGGGCTTCGGAAGTTGCAAAGAAAATGGGAATCAATGGAGCTCTCTTTTGGCCTGCATCAGCGGCTCTCTTTGCGTTGCAATACAACATTCCCAAGCTTATTCATGATGGAATCATAGATTCTCAAG GGTTTCCAACCGCAAAAAGGAGTTTTCAGATATCACCTAGTATTCGTGAAATGGACACAGGATTAATTTGGTGGACAAATTTCCCAGACTTAGAAACCCAGAGGAAGACGTTTCAATATTTGTTGAGCATCACAAAAACTCAATACTCCACAGATTGGTGCTTTTGCAACACCACAAATGAACTTGAACATGCAGCATTGTCTTGTTTCCCAAAGCTACTCCCCATTGGGCCATTATTGAAAAgtaataacaatgaagatagcaCTACATCATTCTTGGAAGAAGATCTTTCTTGTATGAGTTGGCTTGATAAACACTCAACTGCCTCTGTTGTTTATGTTGCCTTTGGAAGCACCACTCGTTTCAATGAAAAACAATTTGTAGAACTTGCTCTTGGTCTTGACCTCACAAACAAACCCTTTCTTTTGGTTATGCGTCAAGATTTCAAATATGAGTTCAAGGCTGGGAGTCGAGGTAAGATGGTTAGATGGGTGCCTCAACAAAAAGTACTAAGCCACCCTGCTATTGCTTGTTTTGTTAGTCATTGCGGTTGGAATTCTACTATTGAAGCTTTGTCTAATGGGGTGCCATTCCTGTGTTGGCCATATTTTTTGGATCAGTTTCATAACAAATTATACATTTGTGATGACTTGAAAGTTGGGTTGGGATTTGAGGGTGATGAAAATGGACTGATTTCACATGGAGAGATAAAACTCAAAGTAGAGCAACTTCTTGGTGATGAGAATATAAAATCAAGGTCTCTTGAGTTaaaggagaagttgaagagcAACAATGAAGAAGGAGGTGCATCTAGAGAGAACTTAAGAAAATTTGTTACATGCTTGAAAAA GTTACATACAATTTAA
- the LOC112782674 gene encoding dynamin-related protein 4C isoform X3, giving the protein MLLFSSILNSSISLGGNLTMVDLPGITRVPVHGQPESIYDQIKDIIMEYIRPEESIILNVLSVTVDFTTCESIRMSQSLDKTGLRTLAVVTKADKSSEGLLEKVTADDVNIGLGYVCVRNRIGDESYEEARIEEERLFESHPMLSKIDKSIVGVPVLAQRLVQVQGMIISKTLPEIVKKINEKLTYNLSELDKLPVNLTCVADAMTAFMHIIGLSKESLRKILLRREFDEYPDEKNMHCTARELLCLASQSLALLF; this is encoded by the exons ATGCTCCTATTCTCAAGCATTCTAAATTCAAG TATTAGTTTGGGAGGGAACTTGACAATGGTGGATCTTCCTGGTATAACTAGGGTTCCTGTTCATGGCCAGCCTGAAAGTATCTATGATCAGATCAAGGATATTATCATGGAGTATATTAGGCCTGAAGAGAGCATTATTCTGAATGTTCTTTCTGTTACCGTTGATTTTACTACTTGTGAATCCATAAGAATGTCTCAATCTCTGGATAAAACTGGTTTGAGAACCTTGGCTGTTGTAACAAAGGCTGATAAGTCTTCTGAAGGCTTGTTGGAGAAGGTAACTGCTGATGATGTTAACATTGGTCTTGGTTATGTCTGTGTCAGGAACAGGATTGGCGATGAATCTTATGAGGAGGCGAGGATTGAAGAAGAGAGGCTTTTTGAGTCTCATCCAATGCTTTCAAAGATTGACAAATCCATTGTTGGTGTTCCTGTTCTGGCACAGAGGCTAGTTCAAGTTCAAGGCATGATCATATCCAAAACTCTGCCCGAAATTGTGAAGAAAATCAATGAGAAGCTGACTTACAATTTATCTGAGTTGGATAAGTTGCCTGTGAATCTAACCTGTGTTGCTGATGCCATGACTGCATTTATGCATATCATTGGTTTATCAAAAGAGTCATTGAGGAAGATTCTTCTGAGAAGGGAGTTTGATGAGTACCCTGATGAAAAGAATATGCACTGCACAGCAAG AGAACTACTTTGCTTGGCTTCTCAAAGTCTTGCGCTTCTGTTCTAA
- the LOC112782674 gene encoding dynamin-related protein 4C isoform X1: MLLFSSILNSSISLGGNLTMVDLPGITRVPVHGQPESIYDQIKDIIMEYIRPEESIILNVLSVTVDFTTCESIRMSQSLDKTGLRTLAVVTKADKSSEGLLEKVTADDVNIGLGYVCVRNRIGDESYEEARIEEERLFESHPMLSKIDKSIVGVPVLAQRLVQVQGMIISKTLPEIVKKINEKLTYNLSELDKLPVNLTCVADAMTAFMHIIGLSKESLRKILLRREFDEYPDEKNMHCTARFRNKRLYNSWKCVECQSHTQWWSESYFFEA; this comes from the exons ATGCTCCTATTCTCAAGCATTCTAAATTCAAG TATTAGTTTGGGAGGGAACTTGACAATGGTGGATCTTCCTGGTATAACTAGGGTTCCTGTTCATGGCCAGCCTGAAAGTATCTATGATCAGATCAAGGATATTATCATGGAGTATATTAGGCCTGAAGAGAGCATTATTCTGAATGTTCTTTCTGTTACCGTTGATTTTACTACTTGTGAATCCATAAGAATGTCTCAATCTCTGGATAAAACTGGTTTGAGAACCTTGGCTGTTGTAACAAAGGCTGATAAGTCTTCTGAAGGCTTGTTGGAGAAGGTAACTGCTGATGATGTTAACATTGGTCTTGGTTATGTCTGTGTCAGGAACAGGATTGGCGATGAATCTTATGAGGAGGCGAGGATTGAAGAAGAGAGGCTTTTTGAGTCTCATCCAATGCTTTCAAAGATTGACAAATCCATTGTTGGTGTTCCTGTTCTGGCACAGAGGCTAGTTCAAGTTCAAGGCATGATCATATCCAAAACTCTGCCCGAAATTGTGAAGAAAATCAATGAGAAGCTGACTTACAATTTATCTGAGTTGGATAAGTTGCCTGTGAATCTAACCTGTGTTGCTGATGCCATGACTGCATTTATGCATATCATTGGTTTATCAAAAGAGTCATTGAGGAAGATTCTTCTGAGAAGGGAGTTTGATGAGTACCCTGATGAAAAGAATATGCACTGCACAGCAAG ATTTAGGAACAAAAGACTATATAATTCCTGGAAATGTGTCGAATGTCAAAGTCATACTCAATGGTGGTCAGAGAGTTACTTTTTTGAGGCCTGA
- the LOC112782674 gene encoding dynamin-related protein 4C isoform X4: MLLFSSILNSRVPVHGQPESIYDQIKDIIMEYIRPEESIILNVLSVTVDFTTCESIRMSQSLDKTGLRTLAVVTKADKSSEGLLEKVTADDVNIGLGYVCVRNRIGDESYEEARIEEERLFESHPMLSKIDKSIVGVPVLAQRLVQVQGMIISKTLPEIVKKINEKLTYNLSELDKLPVNLTCVADAMTAFMHIIGLSKESLRKILLRREFDEYPDEKNMHCTARFRNKRLYNSWKCVECQSHTQWWSESYFFEA, translated from the exons ATGCTCCTATTCTCAAGCATTCTAAATTCAAG GGTTCCTGTTCATGGCCAGCCTGAAAGTATCTATGATCAGATCAAGGATATTATCATGGAGTATATTAGGCCTGAAGAGAGCATTATTCTGAATGTTCTTTCTGTTACCGTTGATTTTACTACTTGTGAATCCATAAGAATGTCTCAATCTCTGGATAAAACTGGTTTGAGAACCTTGGCTGTTGTAACAAAGGCTGATAAGTCTTCTGAAGGCTTGTTGGAGAAGGTAACTGCTGATGATGTTAACATTGGTCTTGGTTATGTCTGTGTCAGGAACAGGATTGGCGATGAATCTTATGAGGAGGCGAGGATTGAAGAAGAGAGGCTTTTTGAGTCTCATCCAATGCTTTCAAAGATTGACAAATCCATTGTTGGTGTTCCTGTTCTGGCACAGAGGCTAGTTCAAGTTCAAGGCATGATCATATCCAAAACTCTGCCCGAAATTGTGAAGAAAATCAATGAGAAGCTGACTTACAATTTATCTGAGTTGGATAAGTTGCCTGTGAATCTAACCTGTGTTGCTGATGCCATGACTGCATTTATGCATATCATTGGTTTATCAAAAGAGTCATTGAGGAAGATTCTTCTGAGAAGGGAGTTTGATGAGTACCCTGATGAAAAGAATATGCACTGCACAGCAAG ATTTAGGAACAAAAGACTATATAATTCCTGGAAATGTGTCGAATGTCAAAGTCATACTCAATGGTGGTCAGAGAGTTACTTTTTTGAGGCCTGA
- the LOC112782674 gene encoding dynamin-related protein 4C isoform X2, which produces MLLFSSILNSSISLGGNLTMVDLPGITRVPVHGQPESIYDQIKDIIMEYIRPEESIILNVLSVTVDFTTCESIRMSQSLDKTGLRTLAVVTKADKSSEGLLEKVTADDVNIGLGYVCVRNRIGDESYEEARIEEERLFESHPMLSKIDKSIVGVPVLAQRLVQVQGMIISKTLPEIVKKINEKLTYNLSELDKLPVNLTCVADAMTAFMHIIGLSKESLRKILLRREFDEYPDEKNMHCTARLVDLLDSYSNDLRCFSEKKAT; this is translated from the exons ATGCTCCTATTCTCAAGCATTCTAAATTCAAG TATTAGTTTGGGAGGGAACTTGACAATGGTGGATCTTCCTGGTATAACTAGGGTTCCTGTTCATGGCCAGCCTGAAAGTATCTATGATCAGATCAAGGATATTATCATGGAGTATATTAGGCCTGAAGAGAGCATTATTCTGAATGTTCTTTCTGTTACCGTTGATTTTACTACTTGTGAATCCATAAGAATGTCTCAATCTCTGGATAAAACTGGTTTGAGAACCTTGGCTGTTGTAACAAAGGCTGATAAGTCTTCTGAAGGCTTGTTGGAGAAGGTAACTGCTGATGATGTTAACATTGGTCTTGGTTATGTCTGTGTCAGGAACAGGATTGGCGATGAATCTTATGAGGAGGCGAGGATTGAAGAAGAGAGGCTTTTTGAGTCTCATCCAATGCTTTCAAAGATTGACAAATCCATTGTTGGTGTTCCTGTTCTGGCACAGAGGCTAGTTCAAGTTCAAGGCATGATCATATCCAAAACTCTGCCCGAAATTGTGAAGAAAATCAATGAGAAGCTGACTTACAATTTATCTGAGTTGGATAAGTTGCCTGTGAATCTAACCTGTGTTGCTGATGCCATGACTGCATTTATGCATATCATTGGTTTATCAAAAGAGTCATTGAGGAAGATTCTTCTGAGAAGGGAGTTTGATGAGTACCCTGATGAAAAGAATATGCACTGCACAGCAAGGTTAGTCGATTTGCTGGATTCATACTCTAATGATCTTCGATGTTTCTCTGAAAAAAAGGCCACATAA